Below is a genomic region from Henckelia pumila isolate YLH828 chromosome 3, ASM3356847v2, whole genome shotgun sequence.
CATCCTAAATACTTTAAATTCGAAACATCCTAAACTGGAAAATTTTCCTGGAACAGGGAGCACACTAGCCAGTGTAATGCAAAGGCAAAATCCTAACAGGACGACTCAACTTCCTTTCCATTATCATCATCACGAATATGTCGTTTTAACCTTCTTAGCCAGATTTCATAGTCCACAGGGTAAGGTGTTCCGCAAAGGCTATCAACATAATCTGCAAATGCTTTCAAGACAGCGGAGATGTCACCAAGTTTCTGCTGAATCACTCTCCTAGACCAAGAAATTTCTCTCCATTGCAGTGCGCCTTCTACCGAATCCAGAATGGGTAAATCCCCACCTGAAGAAAAGTACAGTGTATATACCAGGCTCTCTGCATCGGAAGCAGAACATAGCTTCCCCTCTTGAAGAGCAGAAGTGGATGAGAAATGAAGATTCAACGGTGGACGGTCTCTATCTTCTAAAATGGCATGTCCCCAACCCATAAGAACATAATAACATTGCCCCATGCTAGATTTCACGCATATTATATTTTCAGGTCTTATGTCTCCATGCCGAATTCCAGCTGAAGAGGCAGAAGATAGGGCTGACAAACAATCATGACAACATCTGATGGCCTCATCCGGGCCAAACTGGTTAACTCTCACCATGTCAGGAATGGTCATGCCAACTGGACTGGTCACTAAGACAGGAATCCCACACCAAGGGTACTCACAGTTACGGCCCGACCTCTGCTTATGACATTGACCAGGATGAACAACCCGGCCAGATGCATTCAGACGGGGAATATATTTACTTGACAAACCTTTTTGTTTCATAACACTCAACACTTTAGTCTGCCTCTGAACCTGATACCATAATTCCATACCCTCTAATGCCGGCTCAAGGTGAGAAGGGTGTGAGCCAATGTGCAGGAACAGACTCCTCCCTGGATTTTCAACAGAAGACGCGACATAAAACACAATCTCCCCATCATTCAGAACTTCATCTATCTGATAACCATTTTGCCGGTTTGAATCTTCTATCAACAAAATGGATCCAACTTCTAGCTCCACCGGCTTTTTGGGATCCAACTTAATGGCTTCATTTTGTAATTCTACAATTTCAGGAGAAGAAGGGCGATGCTGGAAACGAAGCAAATGATTACCATCGACATTCGTGTCCCTCAATTGCCTTTCGGCTCTCCTCGTTTGAAGACGGGAACTGTGGTCCGCAGCTAAATCTTCGACTGTGTTCTTAGGCATTCCACAGTATTGAGTTAAAGAATGAAATGTAGCATAAAGAACCTGTAAAGCACCAATATCACTCCAATTAGCATTTCCGAGCTTGTTCCAAATCTTTTCGACCGGGGATATCGCTATTTGTGAATGATCCTTGATCCATGTGGCAGCAGATTCATAGACACTATCAAGATCCAAGTCCAACTTATTCAGATCCCCCTCAACTTTAACAACTCCACCATATTGAGAATCAACAAGAAGTACGAATATTGAGTTATGATTCAGATGCCTATGCGACCTGCTAATGCTTCTAGCAAGTAATACACGAAGAgcaaagaacaaagcttcacCTATAATAGAGAGTTGGGGCTTGTAGTTGCCGTTTAATGAGGTAAGACTTCCGATATCGGGCCTTAGCAGCGCTAATTCAACAATATCGTCCCACTTACCTTGAGGATGTCTCGGGTTTTTCAGCATTATAGCTGAGGCACACAACCCCCCAAGTTTACCTTTAGAAATAGCCTTTTCTGCTTGGTAAAATCTTGAGTTCCCACCATATAATGAGGAAACGTAGAAAGGCAATTGATCATTCTCGTGACCCCAGAAAGCTTCCCACAAGCCGCTCACACTTGCATGCAGGAAGTCCTCAAAAGCAAGATAAGCCGCTGATTCTACAGAGTTTGATATCGGTGCATTTATAGCGCTAGGCATCCTAACTAGTTGCTGAAAGGGTACCCCTTCTAATGCATAATCAAACTTTTGTAAATCTACCAACTCAAAAGGAACATCAAAGACAGGAGGCGCACCATTTTCTGAAATATCCTCAAACCATTCTGTAAGATTTGCATTTAAGATTTCACTGTTAACAAATCTGCGGAGAAACTCCTTCCTATCATGAGTCCTATCACCTGACGAAATACTCAGCTTTTGTGTAGCAGAATCCACCGAATCCTGATCGGGTGACACACCTGTAAATAAAATTGTTAGTCACAAGTCACCATACGACTTTACTCGAGGATGAATTTAAATTTGAGATGAAACTGAACGGATGATGGAAAATAAATTCATTCCGACACCAGGTGAAAATAAGCAGAACTGAATTATGAATAGGCCGAGGGATAGGTCATTTCAAAGAGAAGCAGGTAGACATCTTTCGCCACAGGTGAAAATCATTCAGACAAGACAAATTTGTCTATCATCTCCTCAAACTGGTCTATCGATCAGGCATTAACCCAAAATTTTGGGTACTGAATGCATTTACCCCAATATGTATGGTATTTTTGGCAGAAAATATTGTGAGGAATGTGAACCAGAAGCCATTGCTATCTAAATTAGTAATCTTAACCACGTAATGATGCCAGAAAAGACAAACAAGAAATTTATGGGAAACGATACGAGATCCATTTGGACTGTAATGTTAATTTTCTCATGGTGAATCTAGAAGAATCCACCATAGTTTAAGAAAGGGAACAATTCCAACATAATGACCTATTGACATATGTGGATAAAAAACTGGCAAGAAAATATAAATGTAGTTTTGGAAAGTACAAGGGAAATATGCAGACTTCTTCTGCCTGAATATTATAAATTCGTTAAGCAGATTGCTCGAGTAAACTGAACCCTGTATTTCTTTTATTGATCCTGTGTAACATGAATAACTTCCATAGAACTTTTACCATTTTGCTGAATCTTAAGAATTATTAAAGAATCTCTATATTCTATAAACTATGCATCAAGATTCCTTCTCGGGATTAAAAATAATGAAAGCTTAAGAACATCAACGCAAATATGAACATAAAGCGTCTTATTTTGGGCCTAGCAGACATGACACTCTTATGTTGATGCACTCAGCATAGCAGAAGTCAGGTCGTTTCCAATTACAATACAAACCAGCTGCACCAAATACAAGGACACACacttcactctttttttttttaataggaAACTCGGATACACACTTCGCTCTTGCCCGTGCAccaataaaataatgcacattCAATTACACAAATCCTCTTAGGTTAGAATCATAACTTGTCAAAAGTTTTATACAATCCTTCACCTGTATTTGTGTATCAGACAAAAGCGAAAAAGTGTACATCCACACACTCTGGAGGGccaagacattttttttttcccttagaATCCTTGGTTCTAATAATCACAATGGGTCGAGACTAATCCGGGCTCCAGTCTGGTTGAACAAATTATGGGCAGCTTTCCCGAGGTCAATGGCTTCATTCACAATAAACTAGCATCAAAACCTTGAAACTGACCTCCTCGCTGCTTCGCCGGCGAAGGTAGGACCAGGAAACCCAATATCAACTTACTCCAGGGACATTACCCATAATTTTTTCATCCACCAGTCAACTTCCCCACCAACACACACCATCACGAACTAAAAAATCTGATGAAAATCGAGAAAATTTCACCATGCACATAGCAACaactcccaaaaaaaaaaattgaagccaGATGAAACTGTGaataacaaagaaaaaaaacaaagtaaAAATAATTTCGGGACACGATCGAAAGATGTGGCACAATCAAGTCAGAATTCAGTAGACCCAGAGTGATCCAACTTCAAAGCTCCACCAtttctaaaaaaacaaaattagggTTCATATAGCAGGAAAATCTCAAGTGCAATTATACCTTCCATGGTTCAAATTTCTTCTAGATCGTTGACATCAGATAGAAGCAATTCTGTAAGAATCCCGTCTCTTGGGGTACAGTTGTATGTAATTGTATGCGCTCAGATGCATCGGTAAGATGAGAGAAGCGTGTCATATACTTTCTTCCCATTCTCTTTGTCGTCAAAAGAATATATGTatattgatttatatatatatatatatataataccaaTTTTGATACCATGAggggtatttttttttttttttttaaccgtgctcaatatttttttaaaaaaatgacctCCCCTAATGCAATTCATATCACTTGGGGTggtcaattttttaaaaaaatgttgacCAAGGTTAAtttcccaattttttttttattatatttatcgTGACCATCTAACGTGTTGTGCTGATTAAGTATTTTACAAAGCACAAAGAACtgtcaattaaaataaatccaTTCACTGCCCTAATTGATCATCCAAATTTGACTCGAAACGAGATGCTGACAGAACAGTAATTAGTATCCTTATATCGTATCtaataattcaaatttaatttgataGTGTTGGATCCATAGAGTATATAGATCCTACATATTCAAGTCAATTTTGGACTTTTAAGTTCAACAGTAAAATATATCTTTATATTAATATGGACTCAACCCACAATTCCTGATCGAATCATGTTTTGATGAATTTTATGTATAATAATAGTATCGTTTGGCACTAAGAATAATAACACATCAAATTATtggagtgttttttttttttatttcatttaccATTTGGCTCAACTTTGACaaattattagatttttttatcattctatttttcaatatatatatatccatatacCATCACTATATTACATATAGTTTATCATTTCATCTCATGAACTAAATAATATGGATATAAGGTGTTTTCGGGGTAATTAATTTAGGGATTGTTtgcaatcattaaaaaaaattattgttaaattttggctttaaaaaatcatttttgtgtgtttcttaggTAATGTTTGGAAGAGCTTCTAAGAAGCACTTTCCAACTTTCttccacaaaatttcaaaattttgttaagaaaaagctgagaagtgatTCCTAGAATCTAAAGACAAAACACTACCTTAAACtcaaattatgtgttagcttatgcttaacttaattgaaattcaaaagctagtcatatggtgattatgattctccaaaagtgattctaataaaaaaattcaatgttaaaatcactctaatcacttatttatcaaacactacccaactttgatttttagattttcacattttttccaaacactaccaacttttgatttttcttaatttttttataatatataaatttaatcacttccACAAAAAGATAATCTTTTTCAAACACTCTATGAGTAACGTTTTCAGTTACAATTTCTACTAAAAATGGCTagttgtattaaaaaaaaaaagaagaagaagaagaagaagcaaaaACATAAAGAAAAAAAGCTAACTCAagcataatattttttaaatttttatgatgtcatatatatatatatatactatcaaTAAAGCAAGAGACTCTATTAGTTAACTACCTTTTGGTTCATTATTCAAATATTATCCTTTGAATTTAGTGGGAAGTTAACTGATTTATAAAGACTAACTTAAAAGGAATAATTAAGAACTATTAAAATCTAAAAtcgtgattttatttttgataattaACAACTAAATATAATTTgccctaatatatatatatatatatatatatatatatataagttattaaaatattatataatgaaaaatatattacaatTTATATAAATAACATTTATTACACACACGTAATGAGTGTGTTCTgattattaataaatttaaaatgtgaAAGGTAAGTTTGAGATTAAGAAAAAAAGATTAACCAAAAAACATTTGATTATGAGCTCTTGCTTTATTGATCGTATAGACATATTGGGTACTTATTTAGTtggttaatttttgtttttttaaaaaataaaaattaacatGTGGTTAAACTGTTTCTCACTTTATAGATAGTCAACATAGCCCGGTAACAAATGTGTAAGATCATTCCATGCCATAAAATTGAAATTGTAACTAGACATTTTGTAGTAGAGGatgagaaaaatatatataacatcaAATATCTATCAAATATAGTAATTTATAAGCCTTGTACTCTATATATAGATGCAATAAGTTGAGctcatttaaaaaataatttgaattttttgaccAATAATCACATCCATAGATAACATGCAGCAGCTGTGATTCGCAATTTTCAGGGGCAGAGTGTTGGGAGCCAATGCTAGCTTAATTTGTTTTCCAGGGTTGGAAAAAGGTGCAGAATTGGGACATTCGATTTCGAATGGATTTCTGTTTGCTGGTTGCTTATACcaatatttgtattttttcGGATTCTCTCTAGGCAGTTCAAGCGTCAACTTAGAGACAACTTAGTGAAGAGCGATGACCTAAAGAAACAGTAGTTTTGGAGATTCGGTCAAGTTTTGAGAAATCACATGACTAGATTTACAAACGAAGTCACACATATGTTAGCTCCTAAAATCATTAATACTTTCGACAGATTTCGAGTGGGCCAACTGTGATTTACCATCTTGGATTTCAAAATATGTAATTTGCGACTCATTTCTagagatgtaatgcatagtttttgttaaatttttttttttggggaaaaaaaatcaagaagagAACAATAACAATTTTTACCCAAAAAACAATGTAGAACTCAAACAATATTTATCAAAAAACTGCACTCAGATCGTCATTATACATTCAAATACAGAAAAAATCTCAGAGATTACAAAATAAACTCTTCACCATAAGAAAATGATGAACAAACGCAAATTCCGGGCAGAATGCTTGTTCGATTCGATCAGCTAAACATGTTGATGAGTATGCACTCACCAAGAAGCAAAAATGATTTCATGAGAAGTAAAGAAATGTGAAACACAAAAGGATACCTCAACAGACCTCATATCTCCAACAAATTGAATAAAAACTCGTTCTTGAAGAAACATATATAAGTAGCTAATGATGAAATCACGAATGGGGATTGTGAGAAGTAAATAGGGACTCAAAGAATGTGATTTTTCCCAGTATGGGATTCTTACTCCCTATCAGAATCACTCGAACTCGATTCAAAACTTGAACTTGAACTTGAACTTTTTGAATATTTACCCTTAGATTTACCTGATTTAGTTGAATGTACATTATCAGGTGATTCAACTCCATGATATGGCTTCCCAGATGGAACTCCACCAACTTCAACTGATGTCACCTCAAGAATTGATAGCTCATTTTCTGAGTCTGACACTTTTGAATTTACGTTCACTTTTCCATCATCATAACGCTCGGATGACGTGTTTCCGATCTCAAACTTGGTTTCAGGAGGTTCCAAGACAATGGGCCATTTGATATCCTCATCACTGATTTGGGCACCTGTTTTTAGTTGGAGCATTCCAGAAGCTGTATCTATATCAACTCGAGCTCGATACAATGCCTCAGCACCTTCAACCGTGACTATAGTATCCATGGACATTGATTCAGCTTTCTTACAAAGAAAATCTTCTTTGGGAAGTATAATTTTCTTTTCGGATGTATCCTGATCAGAAGAATCCTGGCTGTCCCCATCAGTTAACTCTTTATTCAAGATATCGTTATGTTCAGCTGCACCACTTTCTAGCATTGTTATCTTTGAAACACATTCGATGTCCTCTTCATATGTATCAATCACCTCCCTTGACTTCTCTAAATGCATTTCATGTTCTATTTTATTTACTTCGGCAAGGTTAATATCATCGACTCTCATATCGCTAGTTTCTCCAACACAATCTACGTGTTTCTCAAGGTCATTTGAACCCAGTTTCCATTTTCTCACACTGAAGCCCCCGACACCATCTAATTCCACCATCATTTCTTCATTGATGTTCTTGATCTCATCCTCCTCGTGGATTATTGTCTGCATATCAACACGGGGGCTAGCAGCTTCTGAAGCACTCGATGGGATAGAAATAAAATCAGGGCTTAGTGGAGAATCTACATTTGATGAGATATCAAGGTTAACCTCCTGAATCTCTCGAATTTTCACAATCTGTACAGTTCGACCTTCCTCACACAAGATTGAGCTGTTTTGTACCTGCATATTTACACGTCAATAGATTTCTATATGTACAAATATTATGAAGCAGTAACAATTTCCAGACATCAAATATTGCTTACTGCATTCTGTTTTGGAAAACATGGCACATGTTTGATAAAGTGTAACTAAATATTAATAAGGGAATACACTCAACACCATGATCAGTTATTTTGCGAACAGTTTCATAAAGAAGTTTTAAGAGGCTTCAAAAGCACAAACAAGGATGTTGCATCCAGAAATAGAATACACCCAAGAATTTGAGTAGGCATTGATGATAAAACAGTGTCATCGATTCTTGAGGCAGATGCTTTAGACCTAGCTATTGATCTAGAATTCTTTAATTAGATTTCAGAAAACAAAATCTGCAAATGTATAAACACATGCAAAGAAAAATGTTAATGGTAGAAATCAACATAAATCCATAAACAGGTTATCGAGACCTTTTTGTGAACAAATCACtccatattattatttaattgcaACAAGTTGTTCATCAGTAGGCAAGACTAGAATAGATGAAAAGAGGACTGAAAAATCCTGAAAGGTCTCTTCTCACCTTAGCTTGAATAAGATGCTCAAAAGTTGGCTCCTGTACTATTTTATCATAAAAGAGAGTCACATTTCCTCCAGCAGAAGGTGTAGAAATTAATTTCTCATATGCTTCATGGTAGTCATCGGCATCAGAATTTGGTGATCGAACAGTTTCTTCCTCATTCATTGAATGCTCCTCAATAAACTGACCCTCGGACTGCCGAGAATTGCTTTGAACTAGACTCTCTTTTTCCCAAATCAGTAAATGCTTTTCCTCTGATTTGCCTGGATTTTCATGTTCAGAAGATTTGAACTGGTTTTTATCAGCATTTGAACAAGGAACTTGACCCTGAGCATGTTGGCCCATCGGATTATCCTCTACAGAAGCTTCAACTGATTCTTTCAATATCTGATCAACATTTGAGAGACCAGAGCATATGTCATCATTTTCTACCATATTGACAACATCTATCTGTCCTGATTCATGTTCGTTTACAGGATCATGGATGATTGGCGATTGTCTCTCAATAAAAGATACCGTCCTCTTGACCAATAAAGGTGGCAAACTTAGATCAGAATCGGCATGCACATCTGAAGAAGAAATATACGATGATGAGAAGTTCTTTGTAATGCCTGTGGGGCTCGAATCATAAACAGGCTCCCTTTGTAAAACACCATCAACTAATGTAGCAATTGAATCATTACTTCGTAAAGAAGTTTGGATTGAGATTCTTGGTTCTTCAGCAGTGTCACTGGTTCTTGCCTCCAACATTGACGGCTGTTCTGCTCCTGTTTCATTGAAGACCCTTTCACTAACTTCTGACAGTGATGAAGAGCTTGAAATGCTACTGTATCTTTCAACATTGTCAGGATTTGGATGATATTCGGCAGCCTCAACTCCCAGAGGTTGTGTTGCACTTGTTTCCTTGTGACAGTGTTCAACATCCCCAAATTGAAAATCAATTTCATCAACTTCTGAGTCACTCTTCTCAGCTTTGGCTAGTTCCAGAGATCCTTCATCTTCCGAAGACAGGCTACCATGCCCAACATGCTCCATCTCAGAACTAGACTCTGGTTCTTGAGGTGAGTTTTCTTGATGTGCTGGTTCCCCATTGGAAACCCGTTCTCGCTCCATGGATGATCTCTCTTCTAAGACATCGGTCATTCCAACAATGGGTTCTAGTTCTTTTGAGGTATCTTCTTCTGAGAGCTTCCTATCCTCTAACTCTACTGATCCAAGTGATTCTGTTTCAGGAACAGAACTCACCTTGGACTCACTTAGTTCACTTGATTGTCTTTGAATTATTGAATAGCTAGATTCTTCAGAAACCATTCGCTCAGGAGCAAAATAAGGCCTCCATTTGGTTTCTTGTCTGTCTTGCCTGTTGGGTGCAAAGAATGAAGGTCCCACATTAAAACTTTCCCTTCTTCGAAACAATTGCTCTCTTGGTTGAACCATGGAAAATGATTCTTGGATTCCATCTCTCATAAGATTAGGCTTCTTTTCACTTGAGTCATAAGGAATGTCGAAAGGGTTCCGCCTCGCCAATAAAATAGAAGGAGCTGAACCAGGAATAGGAGGTATCCCTGAATTATCATATGAACCATGAGGAAGGTCGAACGGATTTTGTCTCACTGTTGAAATGGGAGGAATGTTGAacgaaaaatcagaattttcaaAGTCTATCAAGTTTATTTCTGGCACCATGCTAATATTCTTCCTAGATTTCCTcctcaaaattaaattttccaACCGTTGGTTTCTTTCAATTTCTGAGCTTCCGAGATCCATGAGATTCTTTTGATCCTCTTCTGTCCATGTAATAGCAGACTTTGCCTGCTCTTCGTAGTCTCCTTGTGCATCTTCTTCATCTTCACCATCTTCAATATCTTCATTTGCAACTTCCAAAACCTCATGATTTTCAAACTCATCATCTGACTCATGACTACTAGTACTGGCTTCTAAAGACAGTTCAGATGCTGCATCAGAACCATCATGGGATGTATGAACAGGTTGTGGAGCGTCTTCATCCAAAAGAGGGTGAAGTTCATCGAGCATTGGCATTATGTCAGCCATGGAAGCATCTGGAGAGGAACTTTCAGCCACATCCGAACCCAAATCTGAATCATCATCCTCTTCCTCCTCTTCATCCTCTTCTTTCTCCTTATCTTCATGAGAATGAGGAGGAGAATCCAAAGTATCTATGTTTACTCTCTCGGAATCAAAAGAATCTGCCACCGATGTCTCATCGTCCAATTCAAGATGTTCATCATCACTCATCTTCGGAAGTGAAGCATAGTGGTTTTCCATGGCCTCCCCATCACCAATTCTCTCTTTATCCCATTCACTCGTTTGCTCTGAATCCATATTACCTGACTCTCTGTTTGCTTTCAGATTTCCACAGTTTTCCAGCTCAGTTTCCCACAAGATTTCTTTCATCAAACTCTCATCTAACTTACCATCAGTGAATCTGGCTTTCCCGATCAACTCCTCCATCACATCCATTTTCTTATCACTGTATTCAGCATAATATCTCtcatttttctcaaaaacagtAGCGCCTCCTGAAGCACCCTTTTTTATCAAAAAAGCGTCACAGGTAGTTTTCACTTCCATTTCAATCTCGGGTATGCTCGATTGTCCAAAACTTAGAAGGGTTCCAAGTAAAACAGCAGTGCATACAAGGACAGGAGATGCGGATACCAATAACGAAAAAATAAAAGGAGATGTTCTGtacaaaaatatcaagaaacaAAGCATACCCAAAAGGAATGGATGATTGAAAACTGATCTAAAACACCATTTGATTGAAAAAACCTCACGTTTCCCCATCTTAACTAAAATCTCCAATAATCCAATACCCACTTCCCAAATTCTTTCTTTCGAAAAGCAATCTGCCCTTTCAAATCTGCCATATCCATTAAATtcagtaagaaaaaaaaaaggcaacTATAATTAGCCATTAGGTCAAGAAATGAAACAATGTACAAACACAAAAGAATCAAAACAAGTAGCTACATCATTCCATAACTCACCTTCATGCAATACGGATCAAAGTCTTGAAAATCGGATTAAAGAATCAAGCAGTATCTGAAAAGCccgaaacaaaaacaaaacatgtgAAATGAAACCCCAGAAAGAATATGTTTCAGCAGAAATAAATTTAAAGGGGCAAAACTCCAACCACACCAACCTCAAAACAGGATCAATCATGCAAAGGAAAGAACAGAAaaacagtgtattgtgatgcatTTGCTTCACGATCACTTTCTTTTCTTCCGCAGCATTCGTGCATATAGATTAAGTTAAGGCATCAAAATGCGCAAAGAAATGGGGAGAGGGATACCTAAATGCATAAAAAGAAGAACGTGTAAAAGAGAAAGTTGGGATCTTTCCATTTTATATTCTGTGATTCAAattgtcatatttcaaatctatatactatatatatgcAGTGGCCTTTTGTAGATGTGATAACGATGGCCCTTTGGTTTGACAAGTTATACCAGaaaattacttttttaaaaaaaaaaagccttTTTTTTGTTATAGCAAAATAAGTGCTTAAAAAAGtacttttttaagtcaaaattagagctttttcaaaagcaaaaaattatagcataaaaaaacactttttttaaaaaaagtccaCCAAATCCAAACATAGCCGATGTATCATTTTAATTAGATAATATTAATTAGTGGGTCTACTGCTATTTGCAAAActatttcatatatttttattcgTAAGACGAGTGAATCTTATAACAAGTAAtgatttatatattaaatatcttTTTATAAGTAATAGGagattttttcacaaaattgatGTGTCTCACCACAATTTTTGTGCAGATTAAGaatgttttggattaaaaattttgaatgttATCGGACAACTGGTGTTTGTTGGATTTGGCCAAGGTTGTGAGGTTCAATTTGTTTATTGTTAGGATGcaactaaatttttaaaagttagggaaaaatatatttttagtccCCATACTTTCATATCAAACCACTTTTGGTCTCTAAACATttcaacacaacacttttagtccttaaactttaaaaattgtAACAAAATTAGTCCTTGtcatttattttatagttaaatatatttgtgaggactaatttatgatattaaattttagggacttaaaataaataaaatttataacaaaatattgtgaaaaatataaaacataaaaatagtagatgaaactctatttttaaaaaatattttatgttttatctttatatt
It encodes:
- the LOC140891701 gene encoding uncharacterized protein, translated to MGKREVFSIKWCFRSVFNHPFLLGMLCFLIFLYRTSPFIFSLLVSASPVLVCTAVLLGTLLSFGQSSIPEIEMEVKTTCDAFLIKKGASGGATVFEKNERYYAEYSDKKMDVMEELIGKARFTDGKLDESLMKEILWETELENCGNLKANRESGNMDSEQTSEWDKERIGDGEAMENHYASLPKMSDDEHLELDDETSVADSFDSERVNIDTLDSPPHSHEDKEKEEDEEEEEDDDSDLGSDVAESSSPDASMADIMPMLDELHPLLDEDAPQPVHTSHDGSDAASELSLEASTSSHESDDEFENHEVLEVANEDIEDGEDEEDAQGDYEEQAKSAITWTEEDQKNLMDLGSSEIERNQRLENLILRRKSRKNISMVPEINLIDFENSDFSFNIPPISTVRQNPFDLPHGSYDNSGIPPIPGSAPSILLARRNPFDIPYDSSEKKPNLMRDGIQESFSMVQPREQLFRRRESFNVGPSFFAPNRQDRQETKWRPYFAPERMVSEESSYSIIQRQSSELSESKVSSVPETESLGSVELEDRKLSEEDTSKELEPIVGMTDVLEERSSMERERVSNGEPAHQENSPQEPESSSEMEHVGHGSLSSEDEGSLELAKAEKSDSEVDEIDFQFGDVEHCHKETSATQPLGVEAAEYHPNPDNVERYSSISSSSSLSEVSERVFNETGAEQPSMLEARTSDTAEEPRISIQTSLRSNDSIATLVDGVLQREPVYDSSPTGITKNFSSSYISSSDVHADSDLSLPPLLVKRTVSFIERQSPIIHDPVNEHESGQIDVVNMVENDDICSGLSNVDQILKESVEASVEDNPMGQHAQGQVPCSNADKNQFKSSEHENPGKSEEKHLLIWEKESLVQSNSRQSEGQFIEEHSMNEEETVRSPNSDADDYHEAYEKLISTPSAGGNVTLFYDKIVQEPTFEHLIQAKVQNSSILCEEGRTVQIVKIREIQEVNLDISSNVDSPLSPDFISIPSSASEAASPRVDMQTIIHEEDEIKNINEEMMVELDGVGGFSVRKWKLGSNDLEKHVDCVGETSDMRVDDINLAEVNKIEHEMHLEKSREVIDTYEEDIECVSKITMLESGAAEHNDILNKELTDGDSQDSSDQDTSEKKIILPKEDFLCKKAESMSMDTIVTVEGAEALYRARVDIDTASGMLQLKTGAQISDEDIKWPIVLEPPETKFEIGNTSSERYDDGKVNVNSKVSDSENELSILEVTSVEVGGVPSGKPYHGVESPDNVHSTKSGKSKGKYSKSSSSSSSFESSSSDSDRE
- the LOC140887826 gene encoding uncharacterized protein, giving the protein MEGVSPDQDSVDSATQKLSISSGDRTHDRKEFLRRFVNSEILNANLTEWFEDISENGAPPVFDVPFELVDLQKFDYALEGVPFQQLVRMPSAINAPISNSVESAAYLAFEDFLHASVSGLWEAFWGHENDQLPFYVSSLYGGNSRFYQAEKAISKGKLGGLCASAIMLKNPRHPQGKWDDIVELALLRPDIGSLTSLNGNYKPQLSIIGEALFFALRVLLARSISRSHRHLNHNSIFVLLVDSQYGGVVKVEGDLNKLDLDLDSVYESAATWIKDHSQIAISPVEKIWNKLGNANWSDIGALQVLYATFHSLTQYCGMPKNTVEDLAADHSSRLQTRRAERQLRDTNVDGNHLLRFQHRPSSPEIVELQNEAIKLDPKKPVELEVGSILLIEDSNRQNGYQIDEVLNDGEIVFYVASSVENPGRSLFLHIGSHPSHLEPALEGMELWYQVQRQTKVLSVMKQKGLSSKYIPRLNASGRVVHPGQCHKQRSGRNCEYPWCGIPVLVTSPVGMTIPDMVRVNQFGPDEAIRCCHDCLSALSSASSAGIRHGDIRPENIICVKSSMGQCYYVLMGWGHAILEDRDRPPLNLHFSSTSALQEGKLCSASDAESLVYTLYFSSGGDLPILDSVEGALQWREISWSRRVIQQKLGDISAVLKAFADYVDSLCGTPYPVDYEIWLRRLKRHIRDDDNGKEVESSC